A portion of the Paenibacillus marchantiae genome contains these proteins:
- a CDS encoding carbohydrate-binding domain-containing protein, with amino-acid sequence MKKKIITGSKLWSVAMITAMVTACSAPAATNSTANAAVSTTGTTKTVSVSEQTSVKYADLVTMDADDTNVSWSATDSTTIKLNGTTASITGSGAKAANGSVTISAAGTYVLSGKLTDGQIVVNVADKGTVHLVLNGATINDNDSAAIYIQKAGKAIITLEEGTENAVSDGKTYVYADAATDEPDAAIFSKADLTFNGTGKLTVTGNYNEGITSKDDLKIVSGTINVKSADDGIKGKDMVAIQAGTITIDSEGDGIKSTNDTDTTKGFVAIAGGTFNIQSGSDGIQAETALVTDGGTFNIVTGGGSANAPEKVEEGPFGGGGGGWGGGTPPTDMGTPPDGEPPADMPSNNGTNATGAAPSSSTNAKAPADSNADADTSTTTEEETTSAKALKAGVDLTVNGGTYTIDSMDDSLHSNNNVIVNDGKFSIESGDDGIHADQALTINGGTITIAKSYEGLEGAIITLNDGNVDVTASDDGVNASGDITATDANADADAATTADDSTKAADTDTTAVSNTSVTETTGTTSTTDQSNQSTDANSNARPQGGGPGGMPGESASNSELHINGGSLTVNAGGDGLDSNGSIYMTDGTVIVNGPTDNGNGPLDYDGTFEMSGGYLVAAGSSGMAQGTSDTSTQNTIVMTYPETQKAGTLVHVQDSEGNNILTFAPAKDYQSVVVSSPDLKKDGSYVIYSGGTSTGKAVDGLYTDGTYSGGTKVVAFQSTSNVTWVNESGVTTANTGMGPGGGGGQGGFGGGRNRPQSGTTTDTTGTTGTTDTAK; translated from the coding sequence ATGAAAAAGAAAATCATAACTGGCAGCAAACTGTGGTCCGTCGCGATGATTACTGCAATGGTTACGGCTTGCAGCGCTCCGGCAGCAACGAACAGCACTGCAAACGCCGCAGTGTCAACGACAGGGACAACCAAAACCGTATCCGTCAGTGAACAAACCTCGGTGAAGTATGCCGATCTGGTCACAATGGATGCAGACGATACCAACGTTAGCTGGAGTGCAACAGATTCCACAACGATTAAGCTGAACGGGACGACCGCTTCCATCACAGGATCGGGTGCAAAAGCAGCAAACGGATCAGTAACCATCTCTGCAGCAGGTACCTATGTACTTAGCGGCAAACTTACCGATGGACAGATTGTAGTTAATGTTGCTGATAAGGGCACCGTACATCTCGTATTAAACGGGGCAACAATCAATGATAACGACAGTGCAGCCATCTATATCCAGAAAGCGGGCAAAGCTATCATTACGCTGGAGGAAGGAACCGAGAATGCTGTCTCCGATGGCAAGACATACGTATACGCCGACGCTGCAACGGATGAGCCGGATGCAGCCATCTTCAGCAAGGCAGACCTGACGTTCAATGGTACAGGCAAGCTGACGGTTACAGGCAACTACAATGAAGGTATTACGAGCAAGGATGATCTGAAAATCGTCAGTGGCACAATTAACGTCAAATCTGCGGATGATGGCATCAAAGGTAAAGATATGGTGGCCATTCAAGCCGGTACCATTACCATTGATTCAGAAGGTGACGGCATTAAATCCACAAACGATACGGATACGACTAAAGGCTTCGTTGCCATTGCTGGAGGTACATTCAACATCCAGAGCGGCAGCGACGGCATTCAAGCGGAAACCGCATTGGTTACGGATGGCGGCACATTTAACATCGTAACCGGAGGCGGCAGTGCCAATGCACCAGAAAAAGTAGAAGAAGGACCATTTGGCGGCGGTGGCGGCGGATGGGGTGGCGGTACACCTCCAACCGATATGGGTACACCACCGGATGGTGAACCACCTGCTGATATGCCGAGCAATAATGGCACGAACGCAACAGGCGCAGCTCCATCCAGCTCTACAAATGCCAAAGCACCTGCTGATTCCAATGCGGATGCAGACACAAGCACAACAACAGAAGAAGAAACGACGAGTGCCAAAGCACTTAAAGCTGGAGTTGACCTCACCGTCAATGGCGGTACGTATACGATTGATTCCATGGATGATTCCCTACACAGTAACAACAATGTAATTGTCAATGACGGCAAGTTCAGCATTGAATCCGGTGATGACGGGATTCATGCAGATCAGGCGCTTACCATTAACGGCGGAACGATCACCATTGCCAAGAGCTACGAAGGCCTTGAAGGTGCAATCATCACCCTGAACGATGGGAATGTGGATGTGACTGCATCAGATGATGGCGTGAATGCTTCGGGTGACATAACTGCAACTGACGCTAATGCTGATGCCGATGCTGCAACCACTGCAGATGACAGTACTAAAGCAGCCGATACCGATACAACTGCAGTCTCCAACACTTCTGTTACAGAGACGACTGGCACAACATCAACTACGGATCAGTCCAATCAAAGTACAGACGCGAATAGCAATGCTCGCCCACAAGGCGGTGGGCCAGGTGGTATGCCGGGTGAATCCGCCAGCAACAGTGAGCTTCATATCAACGGCGGTTCCCTCACCGTAAATGCAGGCGGCGATGGACTGGATTCGAATGGCTCCATCTATATGACAGACGGAACGGTCATTGTGAACGGTCCAACGGATAATGGCAACGGTCCACTCGACTATGATGGTACATTCGAGATGAGTGGTGGATATTTGGTCGCTGCCGGCAGTTCCGGCATGGCACAAGGTACATCCGATACATCAACTCAAAATACAATCGTGATGACATACCCTGAAACACAAAAAGCAGGCACACTCGTTCATGTGCAAGACAGTGAAGGCAATAACATCCTGACCTTTGCTCCAGCGAAAGATTATCAATCTGTTGTGGTTAGTTCCCCTGATCTGAAGAAGGATGGATCTTACGTGATTTACTCCGGCGGAACATCGACGGGCAAAGCAGTGGATGGACTCTATACAGACGGAACGTATAGTGGTGGGACCAAAGTGGTTGCCTTCCAATCCACAAGCAATGTAACTTGGGTGAATGAATCTGGTGTTACAACTGCCAATACAGGTATGGGTCCAGGTGGAGGCGGTGGCCAAGGTGGATTCGGCGGCGGAAGAAACAGACCGCAATCGGGTACAACAACCGATACTACAGGTACAACGGGCACTACGGATACCGCGAAGTAA
- a CDS encoding polyphosphate polymerase domain-containing protein has protein sequence MAIEVFNRYESKYLLTDEQYENFYTDLLKYMELDAYNKKHEFYSISNLYFDTPQDSLIRASLSKPKYKEKLRLRAYGVPEENAKVYLEIKKKVFGLVNKRRTALKLDEAYEFVRTGKAPDLADYMNKQVVEEIKYFLRLYDLEPKVYLAYERKALFDKNSRDLRITFDTNIRSRRYDLKLEQGDYGEPLVKDGRWLMEVKAEKTVPMWLSQLLSEHGLYRTGFSKYGNEYRHLARTTNLNYQTERELLPGTDFKPSIEQEKTITERERVVYA, from the coding sequence ATGGCAATTGAAGTATTCAACCGATATGAGAGCAAGTATCTTCTCACCGATGAGCAGTACGAGAACTTCTACACCGACTTGCTGAAGTATATGGAGCTGGACGCCTATAACAAGAAACACGAGTTTTACTCCATTAGCAACCTGTACTTTGATACTCCGCAGGATTCCCTGATCCGCGCCAGTCTCTCCAAACCCAAATACAAGGAGAAGCTGAGACTGCGGGCATACGGAGTTCCTGAAGAGAATGCGAAGGTATATCTGGAGATCAAAAAGAAAGTATTTGGCCTGGTGAACAAACGCCGAACTGCCCTGAAGCTGGATGAAGCCTACGAATTCGTACGGACAGGCAAAGCGCCTGATCTCGCCGATTATATGAACAAACAGGTTGTCGAAGAGATCAAGTATTTCCTCCGGCTGTACGATCTGGAACCAAAAGTATATCTGGCGTATGAACGCAAAGCGTTGTTCGACAAGAACAGCCGCGATCTCCGCATCACCTTTGATACCAACATCCGCAGTCGCAGATACGATCTGAAGCTGGAGCAAGGGGATTACGGTGAACCACTGGTGAAAGATGGACGCTGGCTGATGGAAGTAAAAGCCGAGAAAACCGTTCCGATGTGGCTCTCTCAACTGTTATCCGAACACGGCCTATATCGCACCGGATTCTCGAAATACGGCAATGAGTACAGACATCTGGCCAGAACAACCAACCTGAACTACCAGACGGAACGAGAATTGCTGCCGGGTACCGATTTCAAACCATCCATAGAACAAGAAAAAACAATCACAGAAAGAGAGCGTGTAGTATATGCTTGA
- a CDS encoding sensor histidine kinase — translation MFKKLRNRFLIVNLVSISIMMLVAFATIYIITYQNVQRETNMELFKVSDFYHGPYNSSKMPRGDDRDSGTGSLPSDSIANGAPGSDPNSPPGRSVSFMVKTDSEWKITDAHSRFDMDDTFYTEALQKVNKVDDLDRKTGQFTLNGTDWAYVIDPSSTGHMIVFIDVTAQQGILTNLIYTFAVVGLIMLIVIYFLSRYFANRSITPVKEAFEKQKQFIADASHELKTPLAIINTNTDVLLANREDTIENQAKWLHYIKSETERMSGLTNDLLYLTQIDDSRSSMIHAKFNMSDAVETIILTMEAVIFEKNISLDYSIEPQLMVHGNSEQIKQVILILLDNAVKYSRAKGSVNVSLKKQNNDVVLAVSNTGEGIAHEHLDRIFDRFYRTDASRARKHGGHGLGLAIARSIVEQHKGEIYARSVVGEGATFYVRLS, via the coding sequence ATGTTCAAGAAACTCAGAAACCGATTTCTGATCGTGAACCTGGTATCCATATCAATTATGATGCTGGTTGCCTTTGCCACGATCTACATCATTACGTACCAGAATGTACAGCGGGAAACCAACATGGAACTGTTCAAAGTGTCGGATTTCTATCATGGGCCTTACAACTCCAGCAAGATGCCTCGCGGTGATGACAGAGATTCGGGGACGGGATCACTACCGTCCGATTCCATTGCGAATGGAGCACCAGGGAGTGATCCGAATTCACCGCCAGGACGCTCTGTATCGTTCATGGTCAAGACGGACAGTGAATGGAAAATCACGGATGCACACTCCAGGTTTGATATGGATGACACGTTCTATACTGAAGCTTTGCAAAAGGTGAATAAAGTCGACGATCTGGATCGCAAGACCGGACAGTTTACACTCAATGGAACGGACTGGGCTTATGTGATCGACCCGAGCAGCACAGGGCATATGATTGTGTTCATCGATGTGACGGCCCAACAGGGCATCCTTACGAATCTGATTTATACTTTTGCCGTCGTGGGTTTGATCATGCTGATCGTCATCTACTTCCTGAGCCGTTATTTCGCCAATCGATCTATTACCCCGGTTAAGGAAGCCTTTGAAAAGCAAAAGCAGTTCATAGCCGATGCTTCACATGAGTTGAAAACGCCGCTGGCGATCATTAATACCAACACAGATGTGCTTCTCGCGAACCGGGAGGATACGATTGAGAATCAAGCCAAATGGCTGCATTACATCAAGTCGGAGACGGAACGCATGTCGGGACTGACGAATGATCTGTTATATCTGACTCAAATTGACGATTCAAGATCCTCGATGATTCATGCCAAATTCAATATGAGCGATGCGGTGGAGACGATTATCTTAACGATGGAGGCCGTGATTTTTGAGAAAAATATATCCCTGGACTACAGCATTGAGCCGCAGCTCATGGTTCATGGCAACAGCGAACAGATCAAGCAGGTCATTCTGATTTTGCTCGATAATGCTGTGAAATACTCCAGAGCCAAAGGTTCCGTCAACGTATCGTTGAAGAAACAGAACAATGACGTCGTGCTGGCCGTTTCCAACACGGGAGAAGGCATTGCACACGAACATCTGGACCGGATCTTCGATCGCTTCTATCGCACGGATGCCTCCAGAGCACGGAAACATGGTGGACATGGATTGGGTCTTGCAATTGCAAGGTCGATCGTGGAGCAGCACAAAGGTGAGATTTACGCCCGCAGTGTAGTAGGGGAAGGTGCAACATTTTACGTTCGTTTATCCTAG
- a CDS encoding DUF4956 domain-containing protein, with protein MLDSIFSSALTDTTLTFSNAILTIGLAIIMGVIISLTYMKTNQSTYSQSFTLTMVVLPVIVAIIILLIGSNIARAFSLAGAFSIIRFRSAPGDPKDIAYVLFTMASGLACGVGAFGYAVMFTIILCVLMFVLSRFNFGAKKSQQKTLKVTIPENLSYEEALDEVFHKFNVVHELKKIRTTELGSLYELVYNVTIHESVNQKEFLDMIRTRNGNLDISLTMSPTATEY; from the coding sequence ATGCTTGATTCCATTTTCAGCTCAGCTTTAACAGATACCACCCTAACTTTTAGTAATGCAATTCTAACGATCGGACTTGCCATCATCATGGGGGTCATCATCAGCCTGACGTACATGAAGACAAATCAAAGCACATATTCCCAAAGCTTCACACTAACTATGGTCGTCTTGCCAGTCATCGTAGCCATCATCATTCTTCTGATCGGCAGCAACATTGCCCGTGCATTCAGCCTCGCGGGTGCCTTCTCCATCATCCGATTCAGAAGTGCGCCTGGTGACCCGAAAGACATTGCTTATGTTTTGTTCACCATGGCTTCCGGTCTTGCCTGCGGTGTAGGCGCATTCGGTTATGCCGTAATGTTCACCATCATCCTGTGTGTACTGATGTTTGTCCTGAGCCGCTTCAACTTCGGAGCGAAGAAAAGCCAGCAAAAAACGTTGAAAGTGACTATTCCCGAGAATCTGAGTTACGAAGAAGCACTGGACGAAGTATTCCACAAATTCAATGTCGTACATGAGCTCAAAAAAATCAGAACAACCGAACTTGGCAGTCTGTACGAGCTGGTCTACAACGTCACCATTCATGAAAGTGTCAATCAAAAAGAATTCCTCGACATGATCCGTACCCGAAACGGTAATCTGGATATCTCGTTAACTATGAGTCCAACAGCCACTGAATATTAA
- a CDS encoding response regulator transcription factor has translation MRILIAEDEVHLAEAVSQILKKHNYSVDMVHDGRSGLDYALSGIYDLLLLDIMMPEMDGITVLKKLRSEGNHTPVILLTAKGEISDKVTGLDYGADDYIAKPFATEELLARIRAALRRKGEVVPEDGLKFGDVELNTTQLKLSVQGKEIKLNLKENELLELLITRKQAITSKEQIIEKLWGFDSEVEYNNVEVYISFLRKKLTFLNSSVRINTIRGVGYVLEVTS, from the coding sequence ATGAGAATACTTATTGCGGAAGATGAGGTTCATTTGGCAGAAGCCGTATCGCAAATATTGAAAAAACACAATTACTCTGTAGACATGGTGCATGACGGGAGATCGGGTCTGGATTATGCGCTGAGTGGAATCTATGATCTGTTGCTGCTGGACATCATGATGCCGGAAATGGACGGGATTACCGTGCTGAAGAAACTGCGCAGCGAAGGCAATCATACGCCTGTCATTCTGCTCACAGCCAAAGGAGAAATTTCAGACAAAGTGACCGGGCTGGATTATGGAGCCGATGATTATATAGCAAAGCCCTTTGCCACGGAGGAATTGCTCGCACGGATTCGGGCAGCCCTGAGAAGGAAGGGAGAAGTCGTTCCAGAGGATGGACTGAAGTTCGGTGACGTCGAATTGAACACAACGCAGCTGAAGCTAAGTGTGCAAGGCAAGGAGATCAAGCTGAATCTGAAAGAGAATGAACTGCTGGAACTGCTAATCACGCGCAAACAGGCCATTACTTCCAAAGAGCAGATTATTGAGAAATTGTGGGGTTTCGATTCGGAAGTGGAGTATAACAATGTGGAGGTGTACATCTCGTTTTTACGCAAAAAATTAACCTTCCTGAACTCCTCGGTCCGCATCAATACGATTCGGGGTGTGGGGTACGTACTTGAGGTGACGTCCTGA
- a CDS encoding class I SAM-dependent methyltransferase: MFIFQFIPWLIAVVTLISVVSIVLVSWKNGISPMPTSSIVRQTVIQEVNRIPGYGDVIEAGSGWGTLALDVVRHCPGKRLTGIENSIVPLWASQLIAFISVRLRRAKGKRHSLEGRLRFIRGNIYTSSYEHADCVICYLFPGAMNRLVDKFTRELPPGAKVISVCFALPGKVPLRTITCRDTLRTKVYVYTF, encoded by the coding sequence ATGTTCATATTTCAATTTATACCATGGCTGATTGCTGTGGTGACACTTATATCGGTAGTATCCATCGTGCTGGTCAGTTGGAAAAATGGAATCTCACCGATGCCCACATCCAGCATCGTCAGGCAGACAGTCATTCAAGAGGTCAACCGTATTCCCGGTTACGGTGACGTGATTGAAGCAGGCTCCGGCTGGGGAACGCTCGCACTGGACGTAGTGAGGCATTGTCCAGGCAAACGGCTAACGGGTATTGAGAATTCAATTGTTCCCTTATGGGCCTCCCAACTGATTGCTTTTATAAGTGTCCGCTTACGGCGAGCAAAGGGAAAGCGCCATTCTCTGGAGGGACGGCTGCGATTCATCCGTGGCAACATCTATACTAGTTCATATGAACACGCAGATTGCGTCATCTGTTATTTGTTTCCTGGAGCAATGAATCGACTCGTCGACAAGTTCACTCGGGAGCTGCCTCCGGGAGCAAAGGTGATTAGCGTCTGTTTTGCATTGCCAGGCAAGGTACCGCTACGGACAATCACATGCCGGGACACGTTGCGTACCAAGGTGTATGTATATACGTTTTGA
- a CDS encoding SDR family NAD(P)-dependent oxidoreductase, translating into MSTSYTQTAVITGAAGGIGKELARRLAERKINLVLVDLNEEAIQQTITDLKLDKEHAIAVKANVSQEADVKNYVQQALDTFGRIDYFANNAGIEGPTGLIEDLSVEALDLVYNVNVRGVFLGLQNVIPVMKKQKSGAILNTSSLAGLMGAPAVSPYIMSKHAVIGLTRTAANELAPHGIRVNAVLPGTINTRMMRQIEANSGNVEDYQSATVSAIPMGRYGEPEEVAAIMNFLLSEEASYVTASLYTVDGGMMGQ; encoded by the coding sequence ATGAGTACATCATATACCCAAACAGCCGTTATTACAGGAGCAGCCGGAGGCATCGGTAAAGAATTGGCACGCCGCCTTGCTGAACGCAAAATTAATCTGGTGCTGGTCGACCTGAACGAAGAAGCCATCCAGCAAACCATCACGGATCTGAAACTCGACAAAGAGCACGCCATTGCAGTGAAAGCAAACGTATCTCAGGAAGCCGACGTGAAAAACTATGTGCAGCAAGCACTTGATACGTTTGGTCGTATCGATTATTTTGCCAACAATGCCGGCATTGAAGGTCCAACCGGACTGATCGAGGATCTGAGCGTTGAAGCGCTCGACCTCGTATATAACGTCAATGTGCGCGGCGTATTCCTTGGTTTGCAGAACGTCATCCCTGTCATGAAAAAACAAAAATCTGGTGCGATTCTGAATACCTCTTCCCTCGCAGGTCTGATGGGTGCTCCAGCCGTATCTCCATATATTATGTCCAAACATGCCGTGATTGGCCTCACCCGCACAGCAGCGAATGAACTCGCGCCTCATGGTATTCGGGTTAACGCGGTATTGCCAGGCACCATTAATACCCGTATGATGCGTCAAATCGAAGCAAACTCCGGTAATGTGGAAGATTATCAATCAGCTACCGTATCCGCAATTCCGATGGGCCGCTATGGTGAACCGGAAGAAGTCGCAGCCATCATGAACTTCCTGTTATCCGAAGAAGCTTCGTATGTCACCGCTTCGCTCTATACTGTCGATGGCGGTATGATGGGTCAATAA
- a CDS encoding DUF2339 domain-containing protein has product MKEFKDRLHQVQEQQKQLVKEYNALLQDYQSDDLIVQNEQLRTQYEAHQLKLQQLEVRTRKMEEENARLRMALSEQMLDEKLNLIRVSQEKMETYFRGKTSVHNDRLVAHEHRAKVNLNAIFNRASEELQGDANEMKERIAHLAAEVQERIALHRQTLWEREEALRGQMQQGYEHMAEEGLSEETIQRRIRQNRMEMKIGLSWINKVAILLIILGVGAAFQYSYKTWFSDEVKGVAFFLLGALMLAGGEWLFRRKRQTFAMGLLGGGISVLFGSIFYSYFLLHIIGLYTGLALSVLVSALSVLLSLRYQSRTICSLGLVGGYLPLISYVAYFGLQGSAVYVAMIYLLLLNGIIVWISFGKRWPIVHYISFLFNTPSMLILLWLSPSEKIGMVYSIVTFALYLGITLAYPFKHRVKLTWWDFALLAMNTSISCLMLYVLFDAAGWNDAQGLLALIFALVYFGLARFIQQRMPQEKQTLLLFYVTSLTFAILIIPFQFGAKWLSMGWLIEGILLVTLGHLKRFKLVERAGWGIVLLCMFTFVYYDVLVLFIMGEQSYFMLKYSCITLGALLITLYYALDRNGSLSGEKYHYSQIELGFLNAFKYITLANLWLYVLYESNELYMKAVDDSFLLYLFYKWLMFAALTIAMAYGLSKVRLLRDRIVQGYIVFLHAVGCCIALAVTLSMPALQPDVQQHTAAEVVGLLVLIIFNVGVFFAGRDLLITAIRGQFKSVEWYPVIAGFYLLGVITVFLTVQFHWGDVGLLFSLIYLLLAILYIAYGFRRKYVMIRRLGLGLTLFSTGKMVFYDVRLLTSGSKIIAYFSFGVLLLGISYLYQKVSSRMEEIQAREIEQSNESDLP; this is encoded by the coding sequence ATGAAAGAGTTCAAGGATCGGCTTCACCAGGTTCAGGAGCAGCAGAAGCAGCTGGTAAAGGAATATAATGCTCTGCTTCAGGACTATCAATCCGATGACCTGATCGTGCAAAACGAACAACTGCGAACGCAATATGAAGCGCACCAACTCAAGCTGCAACAGCTTGAAGTACGCACACGGAAAATGGAAGAGGAGAATGCCCGTCTTCGCATGGCTCTATCCGAACAGATGCTGGATGAGAAATTGAATCTCATTCGTGTATCCCAGGAGAAGATGGAGACCTACTTTCGGGGAAAGACGAGTGTACATAATGATCGGCTCGTGGCGCATGAGCACCGCGCCAAAGTGAATTTGAATGCTATATTCAACCGAGCTTCAGAGGAACTTCAGGGTGACGCCAATGAGATGAAGGAAAGAATTGCTCATCTGGCTGCTGAGGTGCAGGAACGTATTGCATTGCATAGGCAGACCCTGTGGGAGAGGGAAGAGGCGCTGCGCGGACAGATGCAACAAGGATATGAGCATATGGCAGAAGAAGGCTTAAGCGAAGAGACCATTCAGCGGCGCATTCGCCAGAATCGGATGGAGATGAAGATTGGCCTGAGCTGGATCAACAAGGTCGCCATCCTGCTGATCATTCTTGGCGTTGGTGCAGCCTTTCAGTACTCCTACAAGACCTGGTTCAGCGATGAGGTGAAAGGAGTAGCGTTCTTCCTGCTTGGTGCGCTTATGCTTGCCGGGGGTGAGTGGCTGTTCCGGCGTAAAAGACAGACGTTCGCGATGGGGCTGCTGGGCGGCGGGATATCGGTTCTGTTTGGCTCCATTTTCTACAGCTATTTTCTATTGCATATCATCGGGTTATATACGGGACTTGCCTTGTCGGTGCTGGTTTCGGCGTTATCCGTTCTACTTTCGTTAAGGTATCAGTCCAGGACGATCTGCTCACTTGGTTTGGTTGGAGGGTATTTACCGTTAATCTCCTATGTGGCCTATTTCGGCCTTCAAGGCTCGGCTGTTTATGTGGCCATGATTTATCTGTTGCTCCTGAACGGAATTATTGTATGGATTTCATTTGGCAAACGGTGGCCAATCGTGCACTATATCAGTTTTCTGTTCAACACACCGTCCATGCTCATCCTGTTATGGCTCTCACCAAGTGAGAAGATCGGTATGGTGTATTCCATTGTGACATTTGCATTATATCTCGGCATTACACTGGCGTATCCGTTTAAACATCGGGTGAAGTTAACCTGGTGGGACTTTGCACTGCTCGCCATGAATACGAGCATCAGCTGCCTGATGTTATATGTATTGTTCGATGCAGCGGGCTGGAATGACGCACAAGGTTTGCTTGCTCTGATTTTTGCTCTGGTCTATTTCGGGCTCGCCCGTTTTATCCAGCAGAGGATGCCTCAGGAAAAACAGACCCTTCTATTGTTCTACGTGACTTCACTGACCTTTGCCATTCTGATTATACCGTTCCAGTTTGGTGCGAAGTGGCTGTCTATGGGCTGGCTGATCGAAGGAATTCTGTTGGTTACGCTCGGACATCTGAAGCGGTTCAAGTTGGTGGAACGTGCTGGATGGGGAATCGTGCTTCTGTGCATGTTCACCTTTGTGTACTATGACGTGCTGGTGCTGTTCATCATGGGGGAGCAATCCTATTTCATGCTAAAATACTCCTGCATCACGCTGGGTGCGCTACTTATTACACTCTATTACGCCTTGGATCGCAACGGCTCCCTATCCGGAGAGAAATATCATTATAGCCAGATAGAGCTTGGCTTTTTGAATGCATTCAAGTACATCACACTCGCCAATCTGTGGTTATATGTGCTGTATGAATCGAATGAATTGTATATGAAAGCAGTTGATGACTCATTCCTGTTATACCTGTTCTACAAATGGCTGATGTTCGCTGCGCTGACCATTGCCATGGCCTATGGATTGAGTAAAGTGAGGCTTTTGCGTGATCGGATCGTGCAGGGTTACATCGTCTTCCTGCATGCGGTGGGCTGTTGTATTGCACTGGCAGTAACGTTATCCATGCCGGCACTTCAGCCGGATGTTCAGCAGCACACAGCGGCTGAAGTCGTAGGTTTACTCGTATTAATTATCTTTAATGTGGGCGTGTTTTTTGCAGGAAGGGATCTGCTGATCACGGCAATCCGCGGGCAGTTCAAGAGCGTTGAATGGTATCCGGTGATCGCAGGGTTCTATCTGCTGGGTGTCATCACCGTGTTCTTGACGGTCCAGTTTCATTGGGGAGATGTAGGGCTGTTATTTAGCCTAATCTATCTGTTGCTTGCGATCCTGTACATCGCCTACGGGTTCCGAAGAAAATATGTGATGATTCGGCGCCTCGGTCTGGGCCTGACGTTATTTTCCACCGGGAAAATGGTGTTCTATGATGTGCGATTGCTTACATCGGGCAGCAAGATCATTGCCTATTTCAGCTTTGGCGTACTGCTGCTTGGCATTTCTTATCTGTATCAGAAGGTGTCGAGCCGGATGGAGGAAATTCAGGCTAGAGAGATAGAACAGTCTAATGAATCCGATCTGCCGTAG
- a CDS encoding FHA domain-containing protein, protein MRETAKIVIRTPGQESDGSFAYVSQGRSITVGRYTGGDELDLSVYNQLISKRHCRIHYDVQQQLWIEDLDSKNGTELNGQRLVPYEKYPFAEGDSLTLVNGLIQLRVEGDLEETREYRLSDLLGEGVRLQDHLQTVQIGEVEIPLSKKEYQLFKLLYSQLDHFVTREQIVGQVWPERSMLESEPVGIDEINSLIYRTNRKLGVHFTIKSVYKKGVYMKSHVPD, encoded by the coding sequence ATGCGGGAGACGGCAAAAATCGTCATTCGTACGCCAGGGCAGGAAAGTGACGGTTCGTTCGCTTATGTCAGCCAGGGGCGTTCTATTACAGTGGGGCGTTATACGGGTGGAGACGAACTGGACTTGTCTGTCTACAATCAGTTGATATCGAAGCGGCACTGCCGCATTCATTATGATGTGCAGCAGCAACTTTGGATTGAGGATCTGGATAGTAAAAATGGAACGGAATTGAACGGGCAGCGCCTCGTTCCTTATGAGAAATACCCGTTTGCCGAAGGAGACAGCCTGACCCTGGTCAACGGCTTGATTCAGCTTCGCGTAGAAGGGGATCTCGAAGAAACGAGAGAATATCGGCTATCTGACCTGCTGGGCGAGGGCGTGCGTTTACAGGATCACCTGCAAACGGTGCAGATTGGAGAAGTGGAGATTCCACTGTCCAAGAAAGAGTACCAACTGTTCAAGCTATTGTACAGCCAGTTGGATCACTTTGTGACACGGGAGCAGATTGTCGGCCAAGTGTGGCCGGAGCGAAGCATGCTGGAGAGTGAACCGGTAGGCATTGACGAGATTAACTCGCTGATCTACCGGACGAATCGCAAGCTGGGCGTACATTTTACAATCAAATCGGTGTACAAAAAGGGTGTATACATGAAGTCCCATGTGCCGGACTGA